The Coleofasciculus chthonoplastes PCC 7420 genomic sequence TGCCGTTAATCCCGTCTCCATACCCGTCGCCCCAACCGTCAGCAAATCCGGTAAATCCCGCGCGGTAAACGATAACAGTTGTCCATCCACTGTCCGAGGTGCTTCAATTTCCAAACTCAACAAATGTCCCGACTGACGAATCCGGACTCGGTTTTTCCCCGGTACAGCCGCGATCGTAATCGTCCCTCCAGGCGCCCGAATTTCTCCCGTATTGACCACAGTACCACCCAGCAGGGTTAACGTTTGACCTTCTAGCACCTCCAAGTTACCCGCATTAATAATACTTCCCGGTTGCATCGAATCAAACGCAAACTGACTCGGTGTACCGATTAAATTCGAGTAGTCATTCTCACCCCACCCATTGAACCAATACCCATTCTCAAAACCCACACCCGTCGCCGTTGTCAGCGTAAACGCCGCCGGAACATTAATTTGAGCCTCTGAACCCAGCACCCAACCCGCCGGATTCATCAACACTAAATTAGAATTACCCCCCATAACCTGAATTAACCCATTAATCTGGGAAGGATCACCGCCAACAACTCGCCCGATAATATGCTGAATCGTAGGATCTGATAAAAAATTGGCAATCTGACCCGAATCTAAGCCAAACTGCTCAAAACTGTGGAACAGATTTGCCCCATCTCCCGAAAACGTGCCACCGTGGATATCGAAGCGGTTTCCATCCGGTGTTACCATCGTCCCCGTGCCATCTGCTGCTGGAGTAATAGATTGAGCATAGGTTGAGGAAGGAGCGAGCATTCCTGCCAACAAGAGAAGCAGAAAAGTCCAAAGCGGGCGAACTTTAGGATACGGCATGGTTCAATAACCTTTTACGCTCTCTAACGAAAAGTTTCCCCCATAAACTGACTTTTTTTGCCAAACGACCAAAAATCTTAACAAATAGGACTTACACAAATCCTTTATGTGTAGGGTGTGTTAGCGTAGCTTAACGCACCTTTTCCTCCATAAGTGGTGTAGCTGCGTAAGTCCTGACAAATCCTGCGTCTTCTTCTCTAGAGGCATCATTGTAGAGACGTTCCATGGAACGTCTCTACATAAATCATCTGTCCTAACAGCTATATCGCTACCCATTTCAAATTTTAATGCGTAATAGTTTAGCCGAGGTAATGGTGTGTTACGCTACTGCGACGAAATGATAAAAAAGCTAAAGCTACGCTGAGATCTCTATCTCAGGGATGAGAATGGATCTCAAAGAATGAGTAGCAGGACTTACGCAACTGTCACACGCGATCGCGAAGCGTGTGCGGTAACTGCATGATTCCGTTCCATCTGATGCAGAATCGCTTATCCTTAGAATCAGAATAATCCAATTTCCTCCAACCGAAACCGATGAGTCTGGTCATACCGAATGACATCCTCCAAGCCACCAAGATGACTAAGGATGAACTAAAGCTAGAGATTGCCATCATGCTGTACAAACAAGAAAAAATCAGCAGTGGCAAAGTCCGCACCTGGACTGGACTGACCGTAATTGAGTTCCAACACGAATTAGCCAAACGAGGACTTTGTATCAACTATGATGTAGAGGATTTTCAGTCGGATATTCAAACCTTGCAGTCAATGGGCTTACTATGATTGTTGTCAGTGATACTTCACCCATCACCAATCTGGCAGCAATTGGTCAGCTCGATTTATTGCGGCAACTCTATAAAACCATCATTATTCCGCAAGCTGTTTATGATGAAATGGTGGCAGTGAATAAAATTGTTCCTGGTGCAGTTGAAGTACAGTCTCTATCTTGGATTCAGACTAAGACAGTCGCTGATGTTCAAAGAGTGACAGATATTCAAACTAGCCAGAACAATATTGATTTGGGTGAAGCCGAAGCAATCATTTTAGCGCTGGAATTGAAAGCTAACCTACTCCTGATGGATGAGCGGCGTGGTAGAGCGTTGGCAACTAATTATGGACTTAACGTAACTGGATTATTAGGCGTTCTACTACAAGCTAAACAGAATGGTTTCATTCCCACGGTCAAGCCTCTGATAGATCGGTTGATGGGGGAGTTAGATTTTCGGGTAAGTAGTCAGTTGTATGCAACAATCCTACAAGCGGCGGGTGAGTAGCTAACTTTACCGCGACTGTTTCATGAGGTCTAGTGGGTTCCCTATCAATTAATTCTCCATTATGTTCCAGTTAACTTTCCACATCCGTATCAATTTCCACGTCGAGGGTTTCTTCATCAATCCGGACATACAAAATATTCGGTTGACAACAAACCTGACAATCCTCAACATAGGATTGCTGAGAGCCTGCACTAATATCAATAAAGGTGACATTGGCTTCGCCACAGTAGGCACAACTGTATTCCGCTGTATTTTCCATAATAAATGGCATATCTAACTTGGTAGATTAGCATAACGTGAAACCGTAGGGGCGCACCGACGTGCGCCCAAAAAGATACCGACGTGCGCCCAAAAAACCTAAAATCTATGTCACTATTTTAGCCCTGTCATGCCCCTAATATTAAGACGAATGGCGCTGACTTAAGGCTGGTGGGTTTCGACTTCGCAAGAGCCCACGATGGCGGACTAACCCAGCTAAAATGGTGCGATAGATTGGCTTCGTAGTGAGGGAACCTCAGCCTTTTCCAGCTAGGCGTTAGAGAACTAAAGTTCTCACTACAAACAAAGCCCTATTTTAAGTGGGTCAACCCACCCTACGGTATATTAAGGTTTCATTTATCCAGAAATGCTTATTGAGCGTGCCATTCACATTAGGACTGATGATTGCGTTCCCAGAGTTGATGGAGAATTTGGACATGAACCTCGCGAGTAATCGGATAAAAATAGCTAAAAACCAAACCGCAAAGTAAGATCAATGTCGGTAACGGACCAATAATCATCCGGATGGCAAACAACGCCGACTCTGGTTGTACAGGATTAGGTTCTCCCGCCACACTGGAAATAAACCCTGCCCAGTCGAGTATTTTTCCCACTAAAAACAGGGCGATCGCAAACCCCATTTTCTGAAACAATACCATGAACCCATAGAAAATCCCCTCCCGTCGTTGTCCGCTATTGAGTTCATCGAGATCCACAACATCGGGTAACATTGACCAGGGAATTAGATAAGCCGTAGCAATACCAAATCCTGCCAATACAGCCAAACCATAGAGTAAACCCACTTGACCCGGTTGTAGGAAAAATAAGCCAGCTTCCGCCAGAATTAACAACGGCATCCCGATTAAATAAACCGCTTTTTTCCCCAACCGCTTACTCACAAAACTCCAGATAAACATCATCGCCAGTGCCGTTCCTTGAACCGCGATCGCGACTTGGGTAAAGTGGTGATCGGGTAATCCCATCCAGTTAATCACAAAGTAGGGCAAAATTGCGGCAGTAATCTGTACCCCTAACCAAGAACAAAGATAAATACCCATGACATACAAGAAAGGGCGATTAGTGAAGATATAGCCAATTTGTGATCGCCAGGGTAACGATGGGCGTACCGACTCATTCACTGTCTCTGGTTCTTGCTGATTGAGGACAACCCGATGAGTTCCTAAAACACTGACGTAGGCAGATACAACAGCGCAAGTAGCACAGACAATTCCTAACACTAAATATTTTTGGCTAGGGTGTTCCACTACAGAAAAGATAACTTGAGCCAAAACTAATGCCAAAATTGCGCCACCGACAGAAAATGCCGATTTAAAACTGATCAAGCTAGTCCGCTCATGATAATCTTGAGTCAGTTCGGGAGCTAGGGCAGAGAAGGGCAGCAGCACTGATGTAAATGCAGCATAAAATAAAACCCCTAAAACACCGTAGTAGCCGAATAACGCCTGCTGATTCAACGTAGCATCCTGACTAAACGTCGGCACAATCCACAGCAACATAAAAAAGAGTCCCAAAGGAACCGCGCCACAAACAATCCACGGATAACGCCGTCCCCAAGGTGAACGGGTGTGATCACTCAGCCAGCCAATCAGCGGATCATTAATCGCATCCCAGGCTTTGCTAATCAGCATCACAGTACCCGCTTTACTCGCACTAAGTCCAGCGATATTCGTGAGAAAAAACAAGAAGAAAAAGGATAAAATATTGCCAGGAATCGCGGCTGATAACTCACCCACTCCATAGGTAAACTTGGTGGTAAAACGCAGCGTTTTAATCTCTGGCTTCGGTAAAGCGGATGAGGGAGACTGATCCATAGCGTCAACTTTAGAGTTTGTAGTAAGCGCTTTAGCGCTGATCTCTCATGGACTGACAACAAAGCCAAAGCCTTATTATTACTACCTTATACCGTGTAGACTATCTACTTTCCAAGTAGCGTGTCACCCCGTCAGGTTTATGGCACTCGCAGTGCCTACTACGAACGACGCGATCGCTTACCTCCCACACCCTGAAGACGCCAGTAACGCTCAGTAGCCTTTGGAGACTGCCGTTGTGCTTAGCATAAGAATCTTCATAATAATGCCTCCGTCGCAGGAAACTCCGTGTATGCGAGACCGGAGAGGAATGCGCGGTAGCGGTTTTAAACTCCTAAGCTTTCCACAGGTTATACTGATCTATTGTTGCTGCCGTAGTAATTTAACTCAGGACAGCATAACTGAGTCTTCTGTTGATGTTAAAACGAGAGTTAAAAAATACTAATCGTGAGGATTTATGACTATTTTGGATTCTAAAGGTCGTCTTTTTGGTAAAATCAGCCTTCTTGATCTAGGGGCTGTCTTGGTCATTTTATTAGTGATTGTGGGAATCTTTTTCATTCCAGGTACAGGTTCCGTCGCTCAGATACCTGGAAGCAGCGCCGAAAAATCTGTTGAAGTTGATTTGATTGTTCGAGGGTTGAGCGTGCGTAAGCCAGAGGATTTGATGTCTCAATTTAGAGAAGAAAAGAAAACAAATATCGTTATTCGCAATCAACCCTCTGGTCAGGTAGACATCATATCCGTAAAAGAATTGCCAAGACTGGTTATTGTACCTCAACCCGATGGCTCGGCTAAAGCACTACCCGATCCCAGACCTGACACCTTTAGCACTGATATACTAATGACCCTCGGTGGTCAAGCCACTATTACCAATGATGGTCCGGTTCTGGGAAATAGCAAGCTTAAAATTGGAACGCCTGTGGAATTAGAGGGTAAGGATTACAATTTCAACGCTAGCGTGATTGATGTCAGGGTTGAATGAAAGGGAACAGGGAATAGGGAGCATGTAGAGACGTAGCATGCTACGTCTGGGAGCTGGGGGAGATAATGACAAAAGACTAATGACAAAGGACTAATCTGCAATTCTGTCCTCAGACTTTAGCATTTTCAAATACTTTTGGATTAAACCAATTGTGACGGCTGGTAATTCGAGCTGAGGAGTCAATCCAACATCTTCAAGGGTTTGAAAGACTTGAACGGCTTTCGGATTGAGAGCCGCCAGTCGCTTGCCGATTTCTGGGCTGGTAAATTCCGATTTTTGTCCCCAGATAATTGCTGTGGGAGTGGTCAGTTGAGTAATGTACAGGGATAAGTCAAAGCACAAGTCTCCCCGCACAAACGACAGCGCTGCATATTCAGCATTGGGTTGTTGAGCTGAGGCTAAATAAGCCTCCACGATTTCTGAGTAAATTCGGCTGGAACGAGCAAATTGCCGACTTTCCAAGAAACTGCGGATACCGCCTTCAGTGGCGACACCAGTGCTGTAGAGGATGCGATCCAGAATCGGTGTGCTGATTAACTGAGCAAAAAAGCTACGTGTGTAGTCTTCCCCGAAATCAGAGAGTCCTGATGGAGTGGTGAGAATCAAAGACTTATACAGTTCAGGACGTGCGATCGCGGCTCGGATTGTCAAAGCGGCGGTTAGAGACGAAGCAATCACTGGTGTTCCTTGAGGACAGGTTTGCTCTAGGAATTCATTAATCGTGGTGATGTAGTCATCAATCTGATAATTGCGTTCAGGATGCTCTGAACGACCCCAACCGATGAGGTCAGGGGCTAAAACTCGATACTCACTAGCAAATGCCGGATAGACCTTTGACCACTCATACGCTGATGACCCGCCTCCAAAGCCATGCAAAAACACTAATGTTGGTCGTTCTTCTGGCTCAGGGGTTTCTGGGGTTTGCCACGGCATGTCGTCAGCCGTGTAGTATGTCATGCGTCCCAGTGAGGTCACTAAGGAGTGCTGTTTAAAACCGTTGGGTTCAATCATATCTCAATTTTATCGCTATTGCTATCATCCCTGATTCTAGGGTCGAGAGCCTCTGACTTTAAGTTGATTCCCTTAACCCGGAATCCTAGGTCAACGTGAGTCAATCTTTGAGAAAGGCGTTAAAATCATAAGTTTTGAACTGAGGGAACTTTTCTCAATATTATTTCATCGGAGGATTTTATGTGAGTGGACGTTTACACACAAAAGGGTACAAACTCATATCAGTAATCACCTAAAAAACACTTGTAGTTTTGAGTGAGACGGTTCCAGGGAGCATCATTGCGGCTGAGTTTCAATTTGAACATAACCAGCCTGTAGACGTGATTTGCCAGCAGAGCGGAGATATCTGGTGATTGTGAGAGCAGGAGATTTGAGCGGTGCTTGAAACCGAAAACTTGACATTTTTTCTAGGCTTATAGAGTTATAAGCTTTCCGTTGTTCGATCTCATCAATTTATTTATTTGTTGTTTAAAATCTGTTATAACAATGCAATGCAATTTACAGTTACAGGAAATTATAGATGATAACTTCATCAAGTCGCAAGCGGCGATCGCTTCTCCTGACTGGGATATAGCTGAATATGAGTCGAGTTTACTCGTGATAAGACCGAAGAGTGTCTGCCTTAATTTGGAAGCTTTAACCTGTTTTGAAGTGGTAGAGCATCAATTTCACCCGTTTGGAGTGACATTTAAAAACGCGATCGCTCTACAGCCATCAAACCCTGCCTATCCTCCCCGCTCTGGTACAATCGTACTCATGGCGGCACCTAAAAGCGGTTGGCTAGAAGCAACATTTTTGCAGCCGATTGCTCGGTTCTGCTGCTACGTCACCAGTTCCCAGCGAACGATCATGTCGGCTTACGACTCCCAGGGTATGCTTATTGATCAAGTGACGACTCAACCCAATTTAGCTGGATCAGATTCATCTACACCTCCCAATACCCAGCTACAGATTAATGCGCCGAATATCTCTCGCATTACATTCTATGCCTTTGACGGTCAACTGACCCTTGATGACTTAAGTTTTGAGTGTTGAGTGTTGAGTGTTGAGTGTTGAGTGTTGAGTGTTGAGTTTTGACCTTAATTTTTGCGTCCCCTGAATCCGGACAAGGGCGGGTTTAGTTCAGTTATCGGTTTGTGCCAAAACGTTATGGGTAAAACCCGCCCCTACAGAATCGGCTGTATTCCCATCTCCCCCTGCTCCCCCTCCTACCCTATGCAGTTTGCCCCCCTCTATCCCCTGCTGTACCCAATTCTGCAGACTGTCTTTCCTGATTGTCTTTGGTCAGGTTCACCCCAGTCGCGAACCATTGCGCTCACGTTTGATGATGGTCCTCACCCTCAGTACACCCCCCATCTTCTGCAAGTCCTAGAGCGCTACGATGTAAAAGCCAGCTTTTTCTGGTTAGGTACTTGTGTCAAATCGGCACCAAACGTTGCCCGTGAGGTCTACGCCCAAGGTCATTGGATTGGATTGCACGGCTATCATCACCACTCTTTCCCCTTGCTGACACCAGATACGCTCAAGCAAAGTTTAGAAAAAACCCAAGCCACAATTACCCAAGCTTGTGGACTGAACTCCGATCGCCTGCGGGATGTTCGCCCCCCGAATGGTCTGTTTACTCCCCAAACTCTCAGATTATTACACCAATGGCATTACCGACCTGTGATGTGGAGTGTTGTACCAGAAGACTGGGTACGTCCTGGGACTTCAGTCGTTGTCCGGCGAGTCCTACAGCAAGTACAGAATGGATCACTCCTGGTCTTGCATGATGGTTACTGTGGAGGAGAAGATGTTACCCAAACGACAGCCGTGTTAATCCCAATCCTACTGAATCAAGGATTTAACTTTGTGACCATTGACCAACTCTGGCAACTCAAATAATGCCTTCTGACTGCGAACTCAGTTCTCGTTAGCGCTATCTGTAGAGTGGCATCAGCCAAAAACTGGCATTATTTCAACTATATATAGAGTTAAATGAGTTAGATCTCCCCTCTACTGTCTCCCCTCTGCCCGATCTCCATCTCCGACGGTCAGTTTACACAAGATGACACAAGCGTTACGTATTGTAACCATCTCGGCGAATTTTATTCAGATTTTAAACACAACTACTCCTATTGTGTGCTAAAACAAATGTTTTACACACCATCGAGCCTTCGTGACTTATGCATTACCTCTACCCTCAAAAAATTTGTTGCATGTACGCTGAACTTCGCTAACGTAGTCAAAGAAGAAGAATTCTCTCAATACAGAACAGAACGTTTGTACTAAAATAGGGTGTTTCATGAACTCTAGAGAAACTAAGGCTGTTGAAGTGTCAGCTAACTTCATTAAAATGGCTGATCACATTTCAGCGATTTGTCCGGGACGAACCAGTCGAGTCCCAGAGTACATTAAAGAAGGATTGACATAACCGGGAGACATCAAGCAGACGGATTCAGTTTCGATGGCTTTCCCCAGCGTAACAGTAAAGCTTACGACTCTATTCGCGTACTTCCATCAAGTTAAACTTTAGTCCCTCAATTCATCTAGCCATGCAAATCGAGGAAAGACAATCTATAATGGTTTCATTCTTTAGGCAAATATT encodes the following:
- a CDS encoding DUF4330 domain-containing protein, giving the protein MTILDSKGRLFGKISLLDLGAVLVILLVIVGIFFIPGTGSVAQIPGSSAEKSVEVDLIVRGLSVRKPEDLMSQFREEKKTNIVIRNQPSGQVDIISVKELPRLVIVPQPDGSAKALPDPRPDTFSTDILMTLGGQATITNDGPVLGNSKLKIGTPVELEGKDYNFNASVIDVRVE
- a CDS encoding alpha/beta fold hydrolase, encoding MIEPNGFKQHSLVTSLGRMTYYTADDMPWQTPETPEPEERPTLVFLHGFGGGSSAYEWSKVYPAFASEYRVLAPDLIGWGRSEHPERNYQIDDYITTINEFLEQTCPQGTPVIASSLTAALTIRAAIARPELYKSLILTTPSGLSDFGEDYTRSFFAQLISTPILDRILYSTGVATEGGIRSFLESRQFARSSRIYSEIVEAYLASAQQPNAEYAALSFVRGDLCFDLSLYITQLTTPTAIIWGQKSEFTSPEIGKRLAALNPKAVQVFQTLEDVGLTPQLELPAVTIGLIQKYLKMLKSEDRIAD
- a CDS encoding DUF3368 domain-containing protein, with the protein product MIVVSDTSPITNLAAIGQLDLLRQLYKTIIIPQAVYDEMVAVNKIVPGAVEVQSLSWIQTKTVADVQRVTDIQTSQNNIDLGEAEAIILALELKANLLLMDERRGRALATNYGLNVTGLLGVLLQAKQNGFIPTVKPLIDRLMGELDFRVSSQLYATILQAAGE
- a CDS encoding UPF0175 family protein; this encodes MSLVIPNDILQATKMTKDELKLEIAIMLYKQEKISSGKVRTWTGLTVIEFQHELAKRGLCINYDVEDFQSDIQTLQSMGLL
- a CDS encoding polysaccharide deacetylase family protein is translated as MQFAPLYPLLYPILQTVFPDCLWSGSPQSRTIALTFDDGPHPQYTPHLLQVLERYDVKASFFWLGTCVKSAPNVAREVYAQGHWIGLHGYHHHSFPLLTPDTLKQSLEKTQATITQACGLNSDRLRDVRPPNGLFTPQTLRLLHQWHYRPVMWSVVPEDWVRPGTSVVVRRVLQQVQNGSLLVLHDGYCGGEDVTQTTAVLIPILLNQGFNFVTIDQLWQLK
- a CDS encoding CPXCG motif-containing cysteine-rich protein, coding for MENTAEYSCAYCGEANVTFIDISAGSQQSYVEDCQVCCQPNILYVRIDEETLDVEIDTDVES
- a CDS encoding MFS transporter gives rise to the protein MDQSPSSALPKPEIKTLRFTTKFTYGVGELSAAIPGNILSFFFLFFLTNIAGLSASKAGTVMLISKAWDAINDPLIGWLSDHTRSPWGRRYPWIVCGAVPLGLFFMLLWIVPTFSQDATLNQQALFGYYGVLGVLFYAAFTSVLLPFSALAPELTQDYHERTSLISFKSAFSVGGAILALVLAQVIFSVVEHPSQKYLVLGIVCATCAVVSAYVSVLGTHRVVLNQQEPETVNESVRPSLPWRSQIGYIFTNRPFLYVMGIYLCSWLGVQITAAILPYFVINWMGLPDHHFTQVAIAVQGTALAMMFIWSFVSKRLGKKAVYLIGMPLLILAEAGLFFLQPGQVGLLYGLAVLAGFGIATAYLIPWSMLPDVVDLDELNSGQRREGIFYGFMVLFQKMGFAIALFLVGKILDWAGFISSVAGEPNPVQPESALFAIRMIIGPLPTLILLCGLVFSYFYPITREVHVQILHQLWERNHQS